The sequence ACCAGTCGATGCGCCGGTGACATTTGCTACTTTTGCTCTGTGCTCATACCTCACAGGTTAGGTGGCGTCGCGGCCAACTGACGCAGTCTTGCTGCGATCGCCTCCACATCCGGGTGGTGCGTGGCAACCTCAACCATTGGGTCAAACCACTGGTCATCAGAAATAGAACGGTCATCCACCCCGTATGACCTCAGCAGCAGGGACACTAACAGAACACCGAGCCGTTTGTTACCGTCCAACAAGGGATGGCTGGACTCGATGCTGTCGAGCAGCGCCCCCGCCTTGTGCCAAACATCCGCGTACAGCTCCTCGCCGGCGAAGGTTACCCATGGCCTATCCAGTGCAGACGCCAGAAGTCCCCAATCCCTGGCATGAAACCCGTGGTCTTCAAGCCAGGGACGTAAGGCCTCTAACCGAAACAGATCCCGTGGTTCTGTCATGCGTTCTTGAGACGTTCCATCAGGCCACTACGGCTGGCGAAGATGTCGTCGAGTTCTCGGGCTGCGACCTGACGTGCCTGGTTGCTCTCCCACTGCTTTTTGATCAAACCGGTGATCACCTGCTGTTTAGATGTACCGGCCGCCGTGGCCAGGTCAGTGAGCTGCCTATCTTGTTCTGGAGTCAGTCGAAGGTTGATACCCATGCCTAAACGGTACCATTGTGGTACCGTCGGGGATAGGATTACGCTGCGGAGAGGCTTGCGCCTCGTTCTCTTCTTTGCGCTGCGCACGCTACTCGAACTCATTCGAACACGGTTTCTTCACCATCGTCAAGGTCATCGTCCGTGAGGCCGAATTTCTCCATCAAGTCCTCGTGGGCGATCAACTGGGTTCGCTAGTCACGGTAGCGAGACGACGATACGCTTCTGCGACGAGAATCTCATCTACCTGGTCTTCTGGCAGGTCGAGCATCATTAATCGCCCCCTTTACTATCCTTTACTATCTTTACTATCTGGACCATTATTACTGCTCAGGACACCCATAGCTTCAGCAGCAACATGGTCTAAGAGGTACTCCCTCATGTACGGGAGCTCAAAATCAACATATCCGTATGCTGTGCTAGCAATCATCTCAGCTTCAATCAGCCGACGTCGATAAGTACCTGCATATTGCGGATCGATGCCTAACCTCTCCGATATGTCCGCCATTCGTGAGGGACCGTCATCCTGCGCCATAGCCAGTAAGAACGTGCGATCAACGTCAGATAAATCAGCCAAAGCTGGTGCGTGAACTAGTTGTCCGAGTTTCCTCCGAGCCGCACCCTTAGCCTCCTTGGCGGAATCAATATCGATAACTGTGCCATTCCGTTTCAGAAATGCTTGTTGGCCCATAAGCTGGATCATGAACGGGTAACCACCACAAGCTTTCGTGGCCAATCCAAGCGCGTCGGGATCCCATGAAAATCCAGTACCGGTTAGTGGCTCGTCGAGAGCTTTCTTAACCTCATCATCCGACACCAACCCAAGCTCAATTTTGTTAGCCCGACGCAAGAAAGTCACCGGATTGCGCGCTTCATCGCTGGCCAGCAAAGGTTTCACAGCTTGGGGGATACCTGCCATCGCTACAGCGATTTCACGGTCCTCGCGCACCAAATGCTGTACCGTTGCGCCAAATTCTCGGATTTCGTCGCTTTGACTGTAGTGCAGCTCATCAACAGTAATCAGCAGACCAACCGGGCCCTGCCCCAGTTTTTCGTCAAGTTGCGCTTGCAGGTCAAGAAAGTCCGTGATCGCTTGACGCAAACTCAGCTTTAGCTGGTAGGTCTCAGCATCCGCAAACTGAATGCTGAAGATTTGTGGCACTGCGATTCCAGTTAACACCTTCTCATGATCGCGCAGATGCTTAGAAGCGAGAGTAAAAACCGCGTCTTTAATTCGCTCAGTGAAATTGGCGGTGGCGGTTTCAGAAATTACCCACCATCCTTGCACACGGGCAACATCCTCAAACTCATTGAGCAGCACAGTCTTGCCTACACCACGCAGACCTGTTACCAACGAGATACGTTCGTGGGTACCAGGACCGTTGGCAAGAGCATCATCGAAATCTTGGATTTCATTTTGTCGACCAGCCAAATATGGAGGACTGGAACCTAAAGTAGCGCGAAATGGGTTGTGAACTCGGACCATGCTGCCTAGCCTGGCGAAACCCCCTTTACTATCCTTTACTATCTTTACTATCTTCCACATTCTCCCTGCTCAGCGCGTCTTTACGTTGCGTGCGGGTGCCGTGTTTGAGCACCCACGCACAGTGGTCGGTGACGGGTGGCTGCGACCACTCGTCGACAAGCTCAGTGAACAACCATTCCGCATCTTTGTACAGGTCATTGAGGTTGTTGGCGACCGATTTTTGGATCGTGCGGTCAGAATCATCCTTCAGGTTGCCAAGCAGTTGGCGGTACTCGTCGACAAAGTCTAGGCACACCAGCGACTTCTTCGCCCACGGCAGCCGCGGCCGCACACACTCGCTGGCCAGCCTACGGATCCGCTGATTGTCATCCACACTCCACTCCACCATCCGCCGCATCGTCTCCCCCGGCCGGTATTCCAGCAGCGGGCGCATCGCATACTCGCCGGTGAAACACTTGGTCAGCTCGCGACAAAACTCGAGGCTGGCCTCATAGTTTTGCGTCCCTTGCTTTTCGACGAATCGCCCCACCGGCCACAGCCACCAACCGGCAGTAAACATTCCCAGACTTCCGGGCAACTCTGGGCCCAAGATTTTGGTGAAGGTGGCTAGTTGCTGCTCGTAGGAGCCCGGCACCGTCTGCGCGAGCGCTTCCGCGAGGATTTCTTGGCGCGCCCCAAATTCCAGTGTTTCCAGCGCGGGTAGCACATGTTGCAGGAATTCCTGCTGGTCAAATCCGGGTTCGGCTGCTGCTATTTTGTCGGCAAGGCCATGCGCATAGTCCGCGTCATAGTGGTCCTTCAGCTTGGTAGCCATAGGTTCAGCGTAATGGAG comes from Corynebacterium cystitidis and encodes:
- a CDS encoding type II toxin-antitoxin system death-on-curing family toxin, whose translation is MTEPRDLFRLEALRPWLEDHGFHARDWGLLASALDRPWVTFAGEELYADVWHKAGALLDSIESSHPLLDGNKRLGVLLVSLLLRSYGVDDRSISDDQWFDPMVEVATHHPDVEAIAARLRQLAATPPNL
- a CDS encoding ATP-binding protein, with the translated sequence MVRVHNPFRATLGSSPPYLAGRQNEIQDFDDALANGPGTHERISLVTGLRGVGKTVLLNEFEDVARVQGWWVISETATANFTERIKDAVFTLASKHLRDHEKVLTGIAVPQIFSIQFADAETYQLKLSLRQAITDFLDLQAQLDEKLGQGPVGLLITVDELHYSQSDEIREFGATVQHLVREDREIAVAMAGIPQAVKPLLASDEARNPVTFLRRANKIELGLVSDDEVKKALDEPLTGTGFSWDPDALGLATKACGGYPFMIQLMGQQAFLKRNGTVIDIDSAKEAKGAARRKLGQLVHAPALADLSDVDRTFLLAMAQDDGPSRMADISERLGIDPQYAGTYRRRLIEAEMIASTAYGYVDFELPYMREYLLDHVAAEAMGVLSSNNGPDSKDSKG